The uncultured Carboxylicivirga sp. genomic interval GGTCGAAAATACAATTTTGTGTTCTATTATAAAAAAACGATTTTCCATTATTATTTAAGGTGATGAATTACGTAACTTGCGTTCAAACATAACCCAATGAAAAAATTACTGGTAACTTTTATTGCCTTACTATTTGCAATATACTCTTATGCACAGTTGTTTGATGGAGTACACTCCAGTAGATATTTTCCACTTCAGAATATATATACACAGCCTTCCGACTTGGTTTTTTCGGATTATAAATGGAATATTAATCTTTTTTCACCGCAAATAAGTTTGGTCAACAACATGGTTTTTAATGAGTCGGACTTTATAAAAACCTTAGGTAGAGTTGGGTTTAATGATTTGAAATATTTTTTTGCATCGGAGCAAACATTACTATTAGCAAGAGGTAGGATTTTGTTACCTTCTGTTTCGTACAAAATTAACCCAAAACACAGTGTTGCTTTTTCAACCAATCTAAGGGTTGATGGTATTTATCGATCGTCTAATGATGAAATTACTAATTTATTTAAAGGTTATGATGATCCTGATCTATTAGAGGATATGGCCGATGAGTATTTTAAATCGGTTGTGAATCAGTGGATGGAATATTCTTTCTCATGGTCAGGAATTATTTGGCATCAAGGTGCTCATACTATTAGTGGTGGTGCTAATATAAAATATTTAGTAGGAGGCGGTTCAGGCTATGTTGATTTAGATGGAATTAAAGTGATGTATGGTAAAGAAAAAATTGACTATTTTAAAGTGGATGTATCGTATGCAATCAATAAAAATTTGCGTGAAACCATTGATGATGGTAAAATAGATTTGTTTGGCGATAATGGTTTGGGCTTTGATATGGGTTTTACTTATCGATATAAACCAGAGGGATCAGTGAATATTCCGTATAAATACAAATTAGGTTTCCTTGTAGGCGATTGGGGCTATGTAAAGCATAAGGATGATGTTCGTCGTTCTACTTTTAGGGTTGCTATTGACGATGTGCCTTATTCTCGTTTTTCGGGTGTTGAAAGTATCGAAGCCTTGGTTGATTCACTTCAAAAATCGGTTTCTATTGAAGAGATTAATAGTAAGGCATACACAATGAAGCTACCTACTAATTTTGTTTTGTCTGGCGATTATTGTTTTCATCCCAATTGGTATGTCAATGGACTGCTTTCATATCAGCCAGGATTTTATCATAACCTGTTAAGTGTTGTTAATCGAAATATTTGGAAAGTAAATATTACCCCACGGTTCGAAAACAAAACGTGGGGTGCATACTTACCTATAACTTACAGTTCAATTGCTTCAAAAGTTGGATTGTCACTCCGGTGGAAGTATCTGTTTATGGGCTCCAGTACTTTTGTAAGTAACCTTATTAAGGAAGAAAAGGGTAGGGGTGAGTTTTATTTTGGATTTAATATTCCCATAGGAAAATTAGATGTTAGTAAATAGTCATTAGTTAGTAGTTTTAAGTTCGAAGCACAGAGTCTTCCGTCCGAAAGGAAAATTGCGGGTGATTACCGACTTTGGACTTAACGCCTCGGACTATTGTTCAATTTTATCCTTCAATGCTCGATAATTAATCTTACCTGTTCCCAACAAAGGAATTTCATCTACTTTTTCAATTCTACGGATTTTGGCAATGGCAGCAACACCATTTGCCAGTAAGTAATTGTTAGCTTCTGTTAGGTCGATATCTTTGGTGGTATACAGAACAATATCAGCAGGCGAAACTTTATCACTTCCTTCAATCGCCAACACTTGTTGATCTTCTTCACCATATTTTTCAAGTAAAATATTTTCGATAAAAGGTAGGCTTATCATCTCACCGGCAATCTTGATAAATCGCTTCAGTCGACCAGTAATAAATAAGTATCCTTCCTCGTCGAAATAACCAAGGTCACCTGTTTTGTAGTATTGTTTCCCATCAATTGTTTTAAATGGTTTTAATTCTGGTTGATCCAGATAACCATTAAAAACGTTGTCGCCATAAATATAGATCATTCCGGCTTCGTTCGGAGCTAGTTTCTTACCTGTTTCAATATCGATAATCAAACCCGATAAACCCGGAAGCAATTTACCTACGCTATTTATTTTTTGTTTTTGTTGCGGGTTCAACGAAATAACAGGAGCACATTCAGTAATACCATATCCTTCCAAAATAATTCCATCGGGAGTCATGTTTTCGAATCTTTCTTTCAATTCCAACGACATTGCTTCGGCACCGGATATAGCAACATGAACCGATTTAAAATAATAGGATGTGCCTTGCGAAAGCAGAAGTTTTAAAAATCCGGGAGTACTAATTATTATATTGGCCTGAACGTGTTTCAGTACTTTTAGTACCTCGCGGGCATCAGTTGGATTAGGAGTATACGCAACTTTCGAACCCGATATTAAAGGCAAAATGCTTAAAACCGAAAAACCAAAGCTATGAAACGGTGGCAAAAACGATAGAAATATTTCATTGCGGTCGATGTCTACCATGTCAAAAGCTGCCGCCAAATCACTTACAATATTGCGATGCGATAAAGGTACGGCTTTAGGCAAAGCTTCGCTACCCGAAGTAAACAGGATAACAGCTGTATCGTCGGGTTTATTGGTTTTTATTAAACCAGGAAACGTAGCCTTAATAGCTCCCTTTAATTTAGTTGTCAAATCGATGTTAGGAACTTCTTTTTCAAGTAATATAATTTTAGAATGAATACTATCAGGAAGCATCTCCCTAACCTTTTCAATAAACGATCCGGCTGATAAAATTCTTGTTACACCTGCCGTTTCTACACAATGTTCCAATACTTTATTTCCAACGGTCCAGTTAAGCATCACAGGTATTTTTTCTGCCAGGTAACAAGCCGCAATCAGCAAAGTAGTGCTTTGCAAAGCAGGCAACATTATACCCACATGTTTTTCGGGTACTTTCTTTTTTAATAGTTCAGCTACCACGCACGCTTTTAAAAAGAAATCCTTACGATTGGTTGATCCCAACATTGTATCATAAGTGAACGGGTCTTGTTTGTGTTTGCTGAAAGTATGAACAAAGAGCTGAGAGATACTGGCACTTTCATTGATTTTAATATTTCCGGTCTGAGTCAATTCTTTGGAAAGATTAGACGGAAGCAAATCCGATTCGCTTTCAAATTTACCCATTGCAGCCAGGCACAAATCAGCAACGGTTTTTATTTCTGTTATCTGCGGTGCTGAAAACGAAGGAAAGTTGTTTTCAACTTCAGAAAGAATTTCAACCAGATTTAATGAGTCTGCTCCTAAATCAAGTTGCAGGTAGTCTGTTGCTTTAATTTGATTCGATGGAATATCCAGAATCTTTTCTACACATAAGCAAACCTGATTAAATGTTTCGCTAGATACATGTTCTTCTTGTTTTTTATTACGTTTTGATTTTACTTTTTGAAGCTTGTTTTTCAATTTAGAAGGTAAATCACGCTTAAGTGTAGTTGCCATAAAATGAGCTTTCAGATAACTTACAGGTTCTTCTCCGTTAACATTGTAAGTAGCCTCCAAAAACTGATTAAACTCAACTTTACCTATCTGACTATTCTCTTTTGCTTTTTGTGTAATGTTTTCAAATTCGATGGTAATTTTTCTTCGAGGCATTAAAAATACCAGGTTAACCAACAGAAAACCAAATGTCTTCAAAATCATAGTGAAGAAATCAGGTGATTTACCTGTCCATGCTTTAGACCAACGACTTCCCCAAAAACCACTTATGCGAGCTGCAACAACTTCTACATCTTGTGGTAAATCTTTCACTACACGAAAGGCACTTTGCTTGTTAACTATTTTTTCAAAGCCTTGAGCAGCAATTTGTCCACTTGGATAAATAACAATGTTCTTTTTAAGCTCAAATCCATTGTTAACAGATTCAACAATCTCTTCCAACACATTGGTGTTGCGACTACCGGCTTCCAGGTCGCTTACGCGCACTGCACCCCATTTCGAAAACATGGTTTTAGCCACCGGCATATCATAATATCCCGATGTTACAACCGGCACCGCTGTTGTGTATTTATACAAATGTGCGAATAACACGATGGGGTCCATAATGGCCTGATGATTAGGTAAAATTAGTTTTGGAGAGGAGTGTTTTAAAACATCTTCACCTTTCACTTCAATGGTGTATCGCAAACTTAAAATAGCCCTTAGCCAACCAAAAAGTATTTTAACAAGCTTTATTATAAATGGATGATGTTGCTTCATTTTATTG includes:
- a CDS encoding DUF5723 family protein, which produces MKKLLVTFIALLFAIYSYAQLFDGVHSSRYFPLQNIYTQPSDLVFSDYKWNINLFSPQISLVNNMVFNESDFIKTLGRVGFNDLKYFFASEQTLLLARGRILLPSVSYKINPKHSVAFSTNLRVDGIYRSSNDEITNLFKGYDDPDLLEDMADEYFKSVVNQWMEYSFSWSGIIWHQGAHTISGGANIKYLVGGGSGYVDLDGIKVMYGKEKIDYFKVDVSYAINKNLRETIDDGKIDLFGDNGLGFDMGFTYRYKPEGSVNIPYKYKLGFLVGDWGYVKHKDDVRRSTFRVAIDDVPYSRFSGVESIEALVDSLQKSVSIEEINSKAYTMKLPTNFVLSGDYCFHPNWYVNGLLSYQPGFYHNLLSVVNRNIWKVNITPRFENKTWGAYLPITYSSIASKVGLSLRWKYLFMGSSTFVSNLIKEEKGRGEFYFGFNIPIGKLDVSK
- a CDS encoding AMP-binding protein, which translates into the protein MKQHHPFIIKLVKILFGWLRAILSLRYTIEVKGEDVLKHSSPKLILPNHQAIMDPIVLFAHLYKYTTAVPVVTSGYYDMPVAKTMFSKWGAVRVSDLEAGSRNTNVLEEIVESVNNGFELKKNIVIYPSGQIAAQGFEKIVNKQSAFRVVKDLPQDVEVVAARISGFWGSRWSKAWTGKSPDFFTMILKTFGFLLVNLVFLMPRRKITIEFENITQKAKENSQIGKVEFNQFLEATYNVNGEEPVSYLKAHFMATTLKRDLPSKLKNKLQKVKSKRNKKQEEHVSSETFNQVCLCVEKILDIPSNQIKATDYLQLDLGADSLNLVEILSEVENNFPSFSAPQITEIKTVADLCLAAMGKFESESDLLPSNLSKELTQTGNIKINESASISQLFVHTFSKHKQDPFTYDTMLGSTNRKDFFLKACVVAELLKKKVPEKHVGIMLPALQSTTLLIAACYLAEKIPVMLNWTVGNKVLEHCVETAGVTRILSAGSFIEKVREMLPDSIHSKIILLEKEVPNIDLTTKLKGAIKATFPGLIKTNKPDDTAVILFTSGSEALPKAVPLSHRNIVSDLAAAFDMVDIDRNEIFLSFLPPFHSFGFSVLSILPLISGSKVAYTPNPTDAREVLKVLKHVQANIIISTPGFLKLLLSQGTSYYFKSVHVAISGAEAMSLELKERFENMTPDGIILEGYGITECAPVISLNPQQKQKINSVGKLLPGLSGLIIDIETGKKLAPNEAGMIYIYGDNVFNGYLDQPELKPFKTIDGKQYYKTGDLGYFDEEGYLFITGRLKRFIKIAGEMISLPFIENILLEKYGEEDQQVLAIEGSDKVSPADIVLYTTKDIDLTEANNYLLANGVAAIAKIRRIEKVDEIPLLGTGKINYRALKDKIEQ